One Candidatus Aegiribacteria sp. DNA window includes the following coding sequences:
- a CDS encoding class I SAM-dependent methyltransferase produces the protein MSEQHVCPVWVGHLLSSPLRKLFENPFKILSPYIKEGMTVIDVGCAMGFFSLPMAEMVGPSGKVICIDMQEKMVSKLYSKAKKKNLNDRIEVRVCKQDLLKTDDLDGMADFVLASAVVHEVPNSSSFFKQLFSTLKEGGALLVIEPSHHVSPEDFSNTVETAKKAGFALVSELKMRKRMAALLNKPVRPGLH, from the coding sequence ATGTCGGAACAACATGTCTGTCCAGTCTGGGTGGGACATCTTTTATCAAGCCCGTTAAGGAAGCTGTTCGAGAACCCGTTCAAAATACTCTCGCCGTACATTAAAGAAGGTATGACTGTTATCGATGTAGGCTGCGCAATGGGTTTCTTCAGCCTTCCAATGGCTGAGATGGTCGGACCGAGCGGTAAAGTCATCTGTATTGATATGCAGGAGAAAATGGTCTCGAAGCTCTACAGCAAGGCTAAAAAGAAGAACTTAAATGACAGAATCGAAGTAAGAGTATGCAAGCAGGATCTTCTCAAAACTGATGATCTTGATGGTATGGCTGACTTCGTCCTGGCTTCGGCAGTTGTGCACGAAGTACCGAACAGCAGCTCTTTCTTCAAGCAGCTGTTCAGCACACTGAAAGAAGGAGGCGCTCTACTTGTGATCGAACCTTCACATCATGTATCGCCGGAGGATTTTTCGAATACTGTTGAAACGGCGAAGAAAGCCGGTTTCGCTCTGGTCAGCGAATTGAAAATGAGAAAAAGAATGGCGGCTCTTCTCAATAAGCCTGTTAGGCCGGGTCTCCACTGA
- a CDS encoding class I SAM-dependent methyltransferase → MASVELFKEIFRGVVLEIEDIYLLEPFQIAYLPGWIPEREFASVLEHRPEIEIFLRKKCPEIEPFLDKIRKEYAAESDKPVFSESADTVLWTIADILVYSKCPEVYDSLEFHEWDFSEIASITSLTNRIVIDAGSGTGRVALEAAEQAEIVYAVEPVPRLRQFIRQKAALSGISNLYVMDGFLDKLPFPDSFADVLITSHALGWRLEDELKEFERVVKEGGSIIHCPGSAVKDTSGNIHDVMISCEWGYRDSIYDEANGKKRKYWKQRSGACPQFRL, encoded by the coding sequence ATGGCATCCGTTGAGCTTTTCAAAGAAATTTTCAGAGGAGTTGTTCTTGAAATCGAGGATATTTACCTTCTCGAACCCTTCCAGATAGCTTACCTGCCTGGATGGATACCCGAGCGGGAATTTGCGAGTGTGCTTGAACACCGACCGGAGATCGAAATCTTCCTTAGGAAAAAGTGTCCCGAGATTGAACCGTTTCTTGATAAGATCAGAAAAGAGTACGCCGCAGAATCGGATAAACCGGTTTTTTCCGAATCCGCTGATACTGTCTTGTGGACAATCGCGGACATCCTTGTCTACAGCAAATGTCCTGAGGTTTACGATTCTCTGGAATTTCATGAATGGGATTTCTCCGAAATAGCTTCAATCACTTCCCTGACAAACAGGATTGTTATTGATGCCGGTTCTGGTACGGGCAGGGTTGCCCTTGAGGCAGCGGAACAGGCAGAAATCGTATACGCGGTGGAACCGGTTCCAAGACTCAGGCAGTTCATCAGGCAAAAGGCTGCATTATCCGGAATATCAAATCTTTACGTTATGGACGGTTTTCTGGATAAACTCCCCTTCCCTGATTCCTTCGCGGATGTTCTGATAACATCGCATGCTCTGGGATGGAGGCTGGAGGATGAGCTGAAGGAATTTGAAAGAGTCGTGAAAGAAGGAGGATCGATAATTCACTGCCCCGGATCAGCGGTTAAAGATACAAGCGGAAATATTCACGATGTAATGATATCCTGCGAATGGGGTTACAGAGATTCCATCTATGATGAGGCGAACGGTAAAAAAAGGAAATACTGGAAACAACGCTCTGGTGCGTGTCCCCAGTTCAGGCTATAA